The genome window AAACAAAGGAAAAGAGCTTGGAAACGAGCAAGCCACAAGTCTTCAGCGGTTACGCTTGGGCAGTATTGAATGGCTAAGGCTTATCGATGACCTTCTGGGCGCTGATGCGAACCGCAACCAATCAGGAGAAGAAGCGCTTCGTCATAGATGCCGTTCGTCTCTCCATGCAATTCTGGGCAATGCTGAAATGCTCTTAGATCAAGTGAGGGAGAAATCGCTCAAAAGTCTTATTCCTGACATGCAAACAATGGTCGCTGCAGGAAGGCGATTGCTTTTGCTTGTGGAGAAATGCTTAGAGGAAGGCGATTTGCAAATTATCCACAGCCAAACCGACCCAACCAAAACATTCTCTGCACCCGATGTCGATGATGTCCTCTCTGTGACCAGTCCCATATCTCCAGCAGCATCACAAGAGCAACCCGGCTTTATTCTGGTGGTCGACAATCAAGAGCAAAATCGTGATTTGTTAGTACGCCGGCTCGAAGGGGATGGTCATGGGGTCGAGATTGCCTCCTCTGGCCAACAGGCGTTAGACCTTGCTCGATCTCAAAAACCCGAATTAATCCTGCTCAATCTAATATTGCCCGAAATGACCGGTCATGAAGTATTGCAACAGTTGAAAGCCGATGAAGGTTTAATGAATATCCCGGTGATTGTCATTTCGGCGTTGGCCGAATCCAATGCTGCAGCGCGATGTGTTGAAATTGGCGCTGATGACTATCTTACCCTGCCCATCGCTCCCGTCCTGCTTCGAGCACGAGTCAATTCATGCCTTGAGAAAAAGCGCTTGAGAGATCGCGAAAAACAGCTCTTTACGAAACTCCAGGAAAGCTACGACCGATTAGAAGCACTCGGAAAGCTCAAAGATGACTTAACCCACATGATTATTCACGACCTGCGCACCCCTCTCACTTCCGTCATCACAGGCCTTATGACCATCGAAGGGGTGGGCGAATTAGAAGAAGTTCAAAAGGAACTTCTCGACAACTCCATTTATGATGGGCAGGTTCTTTTGGGAATGGTCAACGACCTGTTGGACATCACCAAAATGGAAGACGGCTCCCTCCAACTTGAACGAGCGGAACTTGAACCTCATGAAATTATTTCTCGCGCCCTTGAACAAGTCCAAACGCTCGCCAAAGAAAAGCATCAGGTCTTGGATGCGAAAGTTGAAAACGATCTCAAAATAATCAACGCAGATGAAGACAAGCTCCGCCGAACCCTCGTCAACTTAGTCGGTAATTCAGTGAAGTTCACCCCTGAAAACGGAACGATAACAATTTCAGTTAAGCTCGATAAACATGGAGATCCGGTCATCTTCGCAGTCTCCGATACCGGCGAAGGCATCCCAAAGGAGGCGTTCGAAAAGATTTTCGAAAAATTCGGCCAAGTGGAGAGCCGTAAATCAGGCAGAAAGATGTCGACAGGCTTAGGCCTTACATTCTGCAAAATGGCCGTAGAAGCACACGGTGGCCGTATCTGGGTAGAGAGCGAACTAGGCAAAGGCACAACCTTCTGGTTCACTATTCCATCTAAGACTTAACTGGAATTCTTCTAAAGGAACGGGCGATTTTCCTAAAAATGGGCAGGTAATTGCTCTTTAGCCCCACATTGACGGTTCCAATCATCACATAGTAATCGTATTTCTCAAATACTACTACTTGATACAGGAAATACTTCTTTCCACTAGATGTCCTAATTCCTGTACCAACAGTCTCAAACCCAGGAAGTCCGTTTATTCGAACAGAACTTGTCTGCTGAGCTTTTGTATCCTTAAAAATTGGCCTTCGATTAAAAGAGGACAGTGCAAAAGCTTTGCGATCTTTTATCGCCATTTTATAAGAAATTGATGGAGCGATTACCATACGAGGATCGTCTGGTTTTTTAGAAGGGAATTTGCCACCCTTTGACAGAATAAGACTATTTGCAAATTCACTAGCGATTTTCATATCGCCAACTGAACTAACCTTAAACTTAAGAGCGCTTCCTAAACCCCCTTGTTTTGTTGTTATTCTCGCGCTTAAAACAGATTGCTTCATGGTTTCAGAAAGAGTCTCTTGTAGTTCTGATGGAAATGCACCGTTGATGATATATGATGTTTTCTCATCTCCAAAAGCGCCCGTCCACTTATGATATGTAATCCCGTTTGATTCTTGCGATAATAAAAATAAATTGCCTTTAAATTCACCAAAAGATGCTTTCTCTTGGTTCAATAATTTCATCCCTTTGCTTGCGAAACCTTCTTTTGTAAATCCACTTGAAATCTTAGAATAATCAACAGGAAGTTCAACAATCATAATAGACGCGCCTGTCTCTTCTGATATAAAACCAGTAAAACGCTCCGCTTTAGAAAAGCCTGCGGGGGGAACGATCTCAATCTTAGTTCCAATAACATGAACCGGTTTTTGACTGTTAGCTAATAATCCTAAAGCGAGTACAGCTACAGCGAAAATAATGCGTATTTTCATATATCCCTCTTTTGTCTGGAATTACTTCTTACTAGTACCCAAAGTACAGTCGGTGGATTTCTTTAGTTTTTCTATTCGCTCCTGGGTTTTTTTGATGCGGGCTTTGGTGTCTGGGTGGGAGCGTAGGAGTTCGATTGAGCTGGCATCGCCGCCTGCTTTTTTAAGAATCTCGAACAATTGCACCATTCCAGTGGTGTCAAAACCAGCGCGGCACATGTTGAGAAGACCGCTTTCATCGGCTTGATCCTCATCTTTGCGAGAGTAGCTGAGAATCATGAGCGTATCAATCCCGCCAGCGATAGTCTGCCAGGTTGAGCCGGCTTTTGTTAGCCCTAAAATGATAGCCAAACCCAACTCACGCTTGGTGGCATCGGCAACCATATTGGCCCAATGCTCTTTATAGACATGCGCCATCTCGTGGCCGACAACCGCCGCCATCTGGTTGTCGTTATCCATCTTATCGGATAAGCCTGTATAAATGAAAATACTTCCCCCAGGAAGGGCGAAAGCATTCACTTCTTTACTTTGAATCAGGTAGAAATTCCACTTCCAGTCTTTTTTCTGTTTGTCAGGTAAATTCTCCAATAGCTTTGTTGAAATCCGCTGTAGCGCATCAGCTTTTGGGCCGGTCGCCAGCTTCTTTTCTCGCAATACATCCTTGGCGGCTTGCTCGCCCATTCTGATCTGGTCGGACTTGCCCGGCTTGAACATATCGGCGTTCGCGGGTATGCCAAATGATGCTAATAGTATTGAGATAGTAAGCCATCTAATGACACTTTTGCCATTAATGCTAAGGCACTTAAGAGACATAGTGAAACCTCCACCTAACGTGTCTATATTTCAATACGAGCAAACTTTTAAAATCGTTAAGAACTAAAATTGTATGATCCGCCGCCAATTTGATAAACGGCATAGCCGTCGGCCATCTTGACAAAGCTCACACCCTCTGATTCCTCTGCCGGTTTGCCGCTTTCTTTTACGCTCGTTTTATCCTTGGAAGGCACATAAACCGTGGCTACTGTATTTGTCGGTATAGTGACTTCGAGAATAAAGTCGCCATCAGGTTCCTTCTTCCAATTACTCACTATCTTACCGAGGATTGAGCCGTATTCGGCTTGGGCATAAGTCAACTCATCACCCGGATAGGG of bacterium contains these proteins:
- a CDS encoding ATP-binding protein, which produces MDKSKEEQRGLLASLHHELRSTVTVIIGCCELLLENKGKELGNEQATSLQRLRLGSIEWLRLIDDLLGADANRNQSGEEALRHRCRSSLHAILGNAEMLLDQVREKSLKSLIPDMQTMVAAGRRLLLLVEKCLEEGDLQIIHSQTDPTKTFSAPDVDDVLSVTSPISPAASQEQPGFILVVDNQEQNRDLLVRRLEGDGHGVEIASSGQQALDLARSQKPELILLNLILPEMTGHEVLQQLKADEGLMNIPVIVISALAESNAAARCVEIGADDYLTLPIAPVLLRARVNSCLEKKRLRDREKQLFTKLQESYDRLEALGKLKDDLTHMIIHDLRTPLTSVITGLMTIEGVGELEEVQKELLDNSIYDGQVLLGMVNDLLDITKMEDGSLQLERAELEPHEIISRALEQVQTLAKEKHQVLDAKVENDLKIINADEDKLRRTLVNLVGNSVKFTPENGTITISVKLDKHGDPVIFAVSDTGEGIPKEAFEKIFEKFGQVESRKSGRKMSTGLGLTFCKMAVEAHGGRIWVESELGKGTTFWFTIPSKT
- a CDS encoding M48 family metalloprotease — translated: MSLKCLSINGKSVIRWLTISILLASFGIPANADMFKPGKSDQIRMGEQAAKDVLREKKLATGPKADALQRISTKLLENLPDKQKKDWKWNFYLIQSKEVNAFALPGGSIFIYTGLSDKMDNDNQMAAVVGHEMAHVYKEHWANMVADATKRELGLAIILGLTKAGSTWQTIAGGIDTLMILSYSRKDEDQADESGLLNMCRAGFDTTGMVQLFEILKKAGGDASSIELLRSHPDTKARIKKTQERIEKLKKSTDCTLGTSKK